The genomic DNA AGCATATAGAGAACTCAGATCTTTATGTGAAGAACGGCGCCGGTCTGGAGCTGTGGCTGGACAGATTCTCCTCAGAGGGACTTAAGGTCGTTGATAGCTCAGAGGGGATCGAGCTGATATATCTGAACGGCACCCCAGACCCCCACATCTGGCTCTCGCCCCGCTGTGCCATGATCCAGGTCGAGAACATCTGCCGGGCACTGATCGAGGTGGATCCCGATGGCAGGGAGATCTACGAAAGCAACAGAGATGCGTACATAAATGAGCTCAAAGGCCTCGACGAATATCTGAAGAACATACTTTCCAGCGCGAAGGGGCGCATCTTCGTCGTGGATCATCCTGCATGGAGCTACCTCGCTAGGGATTACGGTCTGGTGCAGGTTGCGATAGAGGAGGGCGAGAGGGAGCCCGGGCCGAGGCGCATCGCCTACATAATAAAAACCGTGAGGGATAACAACATAAAAGCGATACTCGTCGAGCCTGAGTTCAATCCCAAGATGGCAGAGGTGATCGCATCAGAGGCAGGATGTGAGGTCGTGGAGATCGATCCACTGGCAGGTAATTATATAAATAATATGAGAGCTGTGGGAGATACCATAGCGGAATCTATTGGAGCATGATGTCAGCTGTCTCTATTGAGGGTCTCACGGTCAGGCTAGATGGCAGGATCGTGCTCGAGGACGTCTGGCTGGAGGTGGGG from Methanothrix thermoacetophila PT includes the following:
- a CDS encoding metal ABC transporter substrate-binding protein; the protein is MRSIGLCLALVLAASLILSGCIEQPRVDGGDKLLVVATISPLGEFVKAVGGDRVDVMVLLPPGADPHTFEPTPVQMKHIENSDLYVKNGAGLELWLDRFSSEGLKVVDSSEGIELIYLNGTPDPHIWLSPRCAMIQVENICRALIEVDPDGREIYESNRDAYINELKGLDEYLKNILSSAKGRIFVVDHPAWSYLARDYGLVQVAIEEGEREPGPRRIAYIIKTVRDNNIKAILVEPEFNPKMAEVIASEAGCEVVEIDPLAGNYINNMRAVGDTIAESIGA